One genomic window of Arachis stenosperma cultivar V10309 chromosome 10, arast.V10309.gnm1.PFL2, whole genome shotgun sequence includes the following:
- the LOC130956326 gene encoding LOW QUALITY PROTEIN: uncharacterized protein LOC130956326 (The sequence of the model RefSeq protein was modified relative to this genomic sequence to represent the inferred CDS: deleted 1 base in 1 codon), producing the protein MKYHVKHIILLRAPMPKEMLLHFFYPHLHLRYLFCGIESRILFKFGISFSITITANDSQFNTSKNGGTKLSEMITGTHS; encoded by the exons ATGAAGTATCATGTGAAACATATCATACTTCTCAGGGCTCCTATGCCAAAGGAAATGCTGCTGCACTTTTTTTACCCTCATCTGCATCTG AGATACCTCTTTTGTGGGATTGAAAGTAGGATACTCTTCAAATTTGGAATATCCTTCTCCATAACAATAACAGCAAATGATTCCCAATTCAACACTTCAAAGAATGGAGGCACAAAGTTATCAGAGATGATAACAGGAACACATTCATAG
- the LOC130957536 gene encoding probable glycosyltransferase At5g03795, which yields MHLPYLLGIYASEGWFMRQMEGNKRFVTKDPKKAHLFYLPFSSRMLEETLYVPDSHNNRNLRKYLNGYVDLIAAKHPFWNRTGGADHFLVACHDWAPTETRQNMAKCIRALCNSDVKEGFVIGKDVSLPETYVRNAQKPTRDIGGRPVSKRKTLAFFAGGMHGYVRPILLQHWENKDPDMKIFVHEEQQVLHLCKRV from the exons ATGCATTTGCCATATCTTTTGGGAATTTATGCTTCCGAGGGATGGTTCATGAGGCAGATGGAAGGTAATAAAAGATTTGTTACCAAGGACCCAAAGAAGGCACACCTGTTCTACTTACCTTTCAGTTCCCGGATGCTAGAGGAAACCTTGTATGTACCGGATTCGCATAATAATAGGAACCTGAGGAAGTATCTGAATGGTTATGTCGACTTGATCGCAGCGAAACATCCTTTCTGGAACAGAACCGGTGGTGCTGATCATTTCCTTGTTGCTTGCCATGATTGG GCACCAACAGAAACAAGACAGAACATGGCCAAGTGCATAAGAGCCCTATGCAATTCTGATGTCAAAGAAGGCTTTGTGATAGGTAAAGATGTGTCTCTTCCTGAAACCTATGTCAGAAATGCGCAGAAACCCACAAGAGACATTGGTGGAAGACCAGTTTCAAAAAGGAAAACATTGGCATTCTTTGCTGGTGGCATGCATGGTTATGTTAGGCCAATCCTATTGCAGCATTGGGAGAACAAAGACCCTGACATGAAAATCTTTG TACATGAAGAGCAGCAAGTACTGCATTTGTGCAAAAGGGTATGA
- the LOC130956325 gene encoding uncharacterized protein LOC130956325 isoform X2, whose amino-acid sequence MGQAFFSIFQLETKRLLWLIGITFAVFLLFQYSELPYLATTTTSSGSSRFHPADPPSESILNNVTTDFDIANSTNGHVLERIVDSTSSSIEKDNVLGAGFVVEPKKVSISNTSSLVGFDESDENPVVENVRISDNGSAIEQAENLELKSSNNSMDMNFTREVDTSSELEHKSDTYLSPPVEMPNITPPQGLLNISNEIDSENDERPKDDVNVLGKNSSISSMPKENKDSRIAVPKVTSISEMNELLLKSRVSYRSMRPRWSSSVDNELLKVRSEIENAPKEL is encoded by the exons ATGGGTCAAGCATTTTTCTCCATATTTCAGCTTGAAACAAAGAGGTTGCTATGGCTTATTGGCATTACATTTGCAGTGTTTTTACTCTTCCAGTATTCTGAGCTTCCATATttagcaacaacaacaacatcatCAGGAAGCAGTAGATTCCATCCAGCAGATCCTCCATCTGAGTCTATACTTAACAATGTTACTACGGATTTCGATATAGCAAACTCTACTAATGGACATGTTCTTGAGAGGATAGTTGATTCAACTAGTTCATCAATTGAAAAGGACAATGTTTTGGGAGCAGGTTTTGTTGTAGAACCAAAAAAGGTATCCATATCAAACACTTCATCTCTTGTAGGATTTGATGAGTCCGATGAAAATCCCGTGGTCGAAAATGTAAGGATATCGGATAATGGATCTGCAATAGAGCAGGCAGAGAATCTTGAACTGAAGAGTTCTAACAATAGTATGGATATGAATTTTACAAGAGAGGTCGACACTTCATCTGAATTAGAGCATAAATCAGATACATATTTAAGTCCTCCAGTCGAAATGCCAAATATTACACCTCCTCAAGGGTtattgaacatttccaatgaaaTCGATTCGGAGAATGATGAGAGGCCAAAAGATGATGTCAATGTGCTTGGCAAGAACTCTTCTATCAGTAGTATGCCTAAGGAGAATAAAGATTCTCGTATAGCTGTTCCGAAAGTAACATCAATCTCTGAAATGAATGAATTATTGCTTAAAAGCCGTGTCTCGTATCGTTCTATG AGGCCAAGGTGGTCTTCATCAGTTGATAATGAGCTACTGAAGGTTAGATCGGAGATTGAAAATGCACCAAAG GAGCTATGA
- the LOC130956325 gene encoding uncharacterized protein LOC130956325 isoform X1 — protein sequence MGQAFFSIFQLETKRLLWLIGITFAVFLLFQYSELPYLATTTTSSGSSRFHPADPPSESILNNVTTDFDIANSTNGHVLERIVDSTSSSIEKDNVLGAGFVVEPKKVSISNTSSLVGFDESDENPVVENVRISDNGSAIEQAENLELKSSNNSMDMNFTREVDTSSELEHKSDTYLSPPVEMPNITPPQGLLNISNEIDSENDERPKDDVNVLGKNSSISSMPKENKDSRIAVPKVTSISEMNELLLKSRVSYRSMRPRWSSSVDNELLKVRSEIENAPKVENVDNLYAPLYRNLSMFKRYHLNIVTFFKISIPDTDITYLQTFVSIYSTEFLCCYLVPYINMQVINKVFIF from the exons ATGGGTCAAGCATTTTTCTCCATATTTCAGCTTGAAACAAAGAGGTTGCTATGGCTTATTGGCATTACATTTGCAGTGTTTTTACTCTTCCAGTATTCTGAGCTTCCATATttagcaacaacaacaacatcatCAGGAAGCAGTAGATTCCATCCAGCAGATCCTCCATCTGAGTCTATACTTAACAATGTTACTACGGATTTCGATATAGCAAACTCTACTAATGGACATGTTCTTGAGAGGATAGTTGATTCAACTAGTTCATCAATTGAAAAGGACAATGTTTTGGGAGCAGGTTTTGTTGTAGAACCAAAAAAGGTATCCATATCAAACACTTCATCTCTTGTAGGATTTGATGAGTCCGATGAAAATCCCGTGGTCGAAAATGTAAGGATATCGGATAATGGATCTGCAATAGAGCAGGCAGAGAATCTTGAACTGAAGAGTTCTAACAATAGTATGGATATGAATTTTACAAGAGAGGTCGACACTTCATCTGAATTAGAGCATAAATCAGATACATATTTAAGTCCTCCAGTCGAAATGCCAAATATTACACCTCCTCAAGGGTtattgaacatttccaatgaaaTCGATTCGGAGAATGATGAGAGGCCAAAAGATGATGTCAATGTGCTTGGCAAGAACTCTTCTATCAGTAGTATGCCTAAGGAGAATAAAGATTCTCGTATAGCTGTTCCGAAAGTAACATCAATCTCTGAAATGAATGAATTATTGCTTAAAAGCCGTGTCTCGTATCGTTCTATG AGGCCAAGGTGGTCTTCATCAGTTGATAATGAGCTACTGAAGGTTAGATCGGAGATTGAAAATGCACCAAAGGTAGAGAATGTTGATAATCTTTACGCCCCCCTTTATCGAAATCTTTCCATGTTCAAAAGGTATCATCTGAATATTGTTACTTTCTTTAAAATTTCTATCCCTGACACTGACATCACATATTTACAGACTTTTGTAAGCATATATTCGACAGAATTCTTATGTTGCTATCTTGTCCCTTACATAAATATGCAAGTTATCAACAAGGTTTTCATATTTTGA